A region from the Lemur catta isolate mLemCat1 chromosome 7, mLemCat1.pri, whole genome shotgun sequence genome encodes:
- the TMEM126A gene encoding transmembrane protein 126A yields MENHKPDDTSEENSTILSIILTKINQLPESERNLLDHGSTYIGLNAALCGLIANSLFRRTLNVTQARIAAGLPMAVIPFFTTQVAYTSFVSLPLTTGDLNCETCTVTRGGLVGLVLGGLYPVFLAIPVNGGLAARYQSILLPEKGNILTYWIRISKPVFRKMLFPILLQTVFAAYLGSRQYKLLIKALQLPEPGT; encoded by the exons ATGGAAAATCATAAGCCAGATGATACTAGCGAGGAAAACTCAACAATTTTGAGTATtatactcacaaaaattaaccaGCTTCCAGAATCAGAAAG GAATTTACTTGATCATGGATCAACATATATTGGACTTAATGCTGCTCTCTGTGGCCTAATAGCAAACAGTCTTTTTCGACGCACCTTGAATGTGACACAGGCTCGTATTGCTGCTGGCTTACCAATGGCAGTGATCCCATTTTTCACAACACAGGTAGCTTACACAAGTTTTGTAAGTTTACCTTTGACCACAG GTGATTTGAACTGTGAAACCTGTACAGTAACTCGGGGTGGACTGGTTGGTCTTGTTTTGGGTGGTCTGTATCCTGTTTTCCTGGCTATCCCTGTGAATGGTGGCCTAGCAGCCAG gTATCAATCAATTCTCCTACCAGAGAAAGGAAACATCTTAACTTACTGGATTAGAATTTCTAAGCCTGTCTTTAGAAAGATGTTATTTCCCATTTTGCTCCAGACTGTGTTTGCAGCATACCTTGGATCTCGACAATATAAACTCCTTATAAAGGCCCTTCAGTTACCTGAACCTGGCACCTAA